Proteins encoded within one genomic window of Argiope bruennichi chromosome 7, qqArgBrue1.1, whole genome shotgun sequence:
- the LOC129975123 gene encoding histone H2A: protein MSGRGKGGKVKGKSKTRSSRAGLQFPVGRIHRLLRKGNYAERVGAGAPVYLAAVLEYLAAEVLELAGNAARDNKKTRIIPRHLQLAIRNDEELNKLLSGVTIAQGGVLPNIQAVLLPKKTEKKA from the coding sequence ATGTCTGGTCGTGGCAAAGGCGGTAAAGTTAAGGGAAAGAGCAAGACTCGTTCTAGCCGAGCAGGGCTTCAATTCCCTGTCGGTCGTATCCATCGACTTCTCCGAAAAGGCAATTATGCAGAACGTGTTGGAGCTGGAGCACCCGTGTACCTGGCTGCCGTGTTAGAATACTTAGCTGCTGAAGTGTTGGAGTTGGCTGGTAATGCCGCCAGAGATAACAAGAAAACTAGGATCATTCCTAGACATCTCCAACTCGCCATCCGAAACGACGAGGAGTTGAACAAACTCCTTTCCGGAGTAACTATTGCTCAGGGTGGTGTATTGCCTAACATTCAAGCTGTCTTGCTCCCCAAGAAAACCGAAAAGAAAGCCTAA